One genomic segment of Spirochaeta cellobiosiphila DSM 17781 includes these proteins:
- a CDS encoding GNAT family N-acetyltransferase gives MKRIIETKRLYLRELIKSDKEELSKILTDPESMKFYPTTFNDKKVEDWIKWNIDNYKKYRHGLWAVILKEGNIFLGDCGITIQDIEGEPLPELGYHIKKEYCNKGFATEAAIACMEYAFKIFDYPVVYTYTKYDNKPSLRVAEKNGMKFVRYFDKEVMGENVREVLYCKHRVTSIF, from the coding sequence GTGAAAAGAATAATCGAAACGAAAAGACTTTATCTTAGAGAATTAATTAAAAGTGATAAAGAAGAGTTATCTAAAATACTAACTGATCCAGAGTCAATGAAATTTTATCCTACAACATTCAATGATAAAAAAGTTGAGGATTGGATAAAATGGAATATAGATAATTACAAAAAATACAGGCACGGACTCTGGGCTGTTATTTTAAAGGAAGGAAATATTTTTCTTGGAGATTGCGGAATAACCATACAAGACATAGAAGGTGAACCATTACCTGAACTCGGATATCATATCAAAAAGGAATATTGTAATAAAGGATTCGCCACAGAAGCAGCAATAGCTTGTATGGAATATGCATTTAAGATCTTTGATTATCCTGTAGTATATACATATACAAAATATGATAATAAACCTTCACTACGGGTTGCTGAAAAAAATGGAATGAAATTTGTGAGATATTTTGATAAAGAAGTAATGGGTGAAAATGTTAGGGAAGTACTCTATTGCAAACACCGAGTAACCAGTATATTTTAA
- a CDS encoding GNAT family N-acetyltransferase produces the protein MSENKTIYDQKLSKIKSLDTQRLTLRWFELSDIKDVFEYASHEEVVTYLTWPPHSDIEYTKKRFPDLFLHKPGMFAIELKLQKKCIGCIELRIDAPNDKGSFGYVLNQNYWNKGYMTEALARIIDASFTDLELNRVEAIHYVGNEKSGKVMKKVGMKKEGVALKEVKIKGEYRDVVHFGLLKEHWIKL, from the coding sequence ATGAGTGAAAATAAAACCATATATGATCAAAAACTCTCGAAGATAAAATCACTAGATACTCAACGATTAACACTTCGGTGGTTTGAATTATCTGATATTAAAGATGTTTTTGAATATGCTTCCCATGAAGAAGTCGTTACATATTTAACATGGCCTCCTCATTCTGATATTGAATACACAAAAAAAAGGTTTCCCGATTTGTTTCTTCATAAACCAGGAATGTTTGCGATTGAATTAAAATTACAGAAGAAATGCATAGGATGTATAGAATTAAGAATTGATGCTCCAAATGATAAGGGCTCATTTGGATATGTTTTAAATCAAAATTATTGGAATAAAGGATATATGACCGAAGCCTTGGCCAGAATTATCGATGCTTCATTTACTGATCTAGAATTAAATAGAGTAGAAGCTATACATTATGTTGGAAACGAAAAATCTGGAAAAGTTATGAAAAAGGTTGGAATGAAAAAAGAAGGTGTGGCATTGAAAGAAGTAAAAATAAAAGGTGAATATAGGGATGTCGTTCATTTTGGGCTACTTAAAGAGCATTGGATAAAATTATAG
- a CDS encoding HNH endonuclease, giving the protein MKKRYTSTSIAQYWFAQWCLWSIIENRHFSTPPIPETLGVIFNKVYMLPELEYNQSVFIEITNPIHGGPGWDFGTCLWSPVQDKGGRNRWQILGDVKQNDFVIHLLKDPDYKWVGISKVESKVKSLKSSPPNPTDWADMAPYQRIDLYQYNPLSESAYVNNIFNSYTERLVEEYKKDKSQFYTLYGEEKELRIQQRYLAPCNNEIYAIFNEVSKSISFSPSFSENIIHVPTVNEPSYADYSAPSRKDVNVSRIIRDTKLSRKVKETYNWKCQICGMQIVLPTYDFYAEAHHLIPLGGNYNGPDVLGNLIILCPNHHTEFDYGSIAINPKTMLIEHTDKRNIFHNKNLNYSRKDLDLSSLKYHYENIFKK; this is encoded by the coding sequence TTGAAAAAGAGGTATACTTCGACATCCATAGCTCAATATTGGTTTGCCCAATGGTGCTTATGGTCTATAATAGAAAATAGACATTTCAGTACTCCACCTATTCCAGAAACGTTAGGTGTAATTTTTAATAAGGTTTATATGTTACCAGAATTAGAATATAATCAATCCGTATTTATTGAAATAACAAACCCTATTCATGGTGGTCCTGGATGGGATTTTGGCACTTGCTTATGGAGCCCTGTACAGGATAAAGGTGGCCGTAATCGATGGCAAATTCTAGGAGATGTTAAACAAAATGATTTTGTTATACATTTATTAAAAGATCCGGACTATAAATGGGTGGGAATTTCAAAAGTTGAGTCAAAAGTAAAATCTCTTAAATCTTCACCGCCAAACCCAACAGACTGGGCTGACATGGCACCGTATCAAAGAATTGATTTATATCAATATAACCCTTTATCTGAATCAGCTTATGTGAATAATATATTTAATTCATATACTGAAAGATTAGTAGAAGAGTATAAAAAAGATAAAAGTCAGTTCTATACTCTTTATGGGGAAGAAAAAGAGTTAAGAATTCAGCAACGTTATCTAGCACCATGTAATAATGAAATCTACGCTATATTTAATGAGGTTTCTAAGTCTATTAGTTTTTCACCTTCATTTTCTGAAAATATTATTCATGTCCCTACAGTAAATGAACCATCGTATGCAGACTATAGTGCTCCTTCTCGCAAAGATGTTAATGTTTCTAGAATTATAAGAGATACAAAATTATCACGTAAAGTAAAAGAAACTTACAATTGGAAATGTCAAATATGTGGTATGCAAATAGTATTACCTACTTATGATTTTTATGCTGAAGCACATCACTTGATACCTCTTGGAGGCAATTATAATGGACCTGATGTTCTCGGTAATTTAATAATTTTATGTCCAAATCATCATACAGAATTTGACTATGGATCAATTGCTATAAATCCTAAAACTATGTTGATAGAACATACTGATAAAAGAAATATATTTCATAACAAAAACTTAAATTATTCACGTAAAGATCTAGATCTTTCAAGTCTCAAGTATCACTATGAAAATATATTCAAAAAATAA
- a CDS encoding GNAT family N-acetyltransferase — MLDHWNIHGFGQWKIVTKGADIIGIGGLSYKMFGNEEKLNLGYRIDEKFWGKGYATKIAHFAIHYGVSILNKKRFMD, encoded by the coding sequence ATATTAGATCATTGGAACATTCATGGTTTTGGCCAATGGAAAATAGTCACTAAAGGAGCTGACATTATTGGTATTGGTGGATTAAGTTATAAAATGTTTGGAAATGAAGAAAAATTAAATTTAGGTTACCGTATCGATGAAAAGTTTTGGGGTAAAGGATATGCTACAAAAATTGCACATTTTGCAATCCACTATGGAGTCTCGATTCTGAATAAAAAGAGATTTATGGATTAG
- a CDS encoding SH3 domain-containing protein, giving the protein MNYKKTITILIMLLFVIYNSVANGIDIYYGTCNDERVRLRSEPSLDSSIFGLLNKEDPFIIFSRSPEKSSIQNLSGYWLYIETEEQRGWIYSPFVSTIIPISDLPLYSSINLDTIDIINININGIKVSVSRTLKGDISFYELVAFYRDICGVYTSLENSYRDDIFHFKRKASYSWGEDYNPTFYFSADFEQDWKRQESLSMRETYEGMGLTTINKTDYGYLLNSNYEVPGVDPVVYFNVKIITYPNSVIQVKGYDFSDEKYKRLSGPLNYQEVYKEQRRTHQQIVQSQIDDYLIDDKSKNNLISAVNKVYKEIKSNQPRYEGKYSSVEVGELYQVLLSHDDTKIGQGRKAIQEAFGYSDSPYSIREPEEYYVNSFERCTPNEIENRFGKDCALVEVKHSDASWVLFVFRKKGRQYELLAVVMDVYLI; this is encoded by the coding sequence ATGAATTATAAAAAGACTATAACTATTTTGATAATGCTCCTTTTTGTGATTTATAACTCAGTAGCCAATGGTATAGATATTTATTATGGTACTTGTAATGATGAACGTGTTAGGTTGCGATCAGAACCAAGTCTTGATTCCTCTATATTTGGGTTATTGAACAAAGAAGATCCCTTTATCATTTTTAGTCGTAGCCCTGAAAAGAGTAGCATTCAAAACTTATCCGGATATTGGTTATATATTGAAACGGAGGAGCAGAGAGGTTGGATTTATTCTCCCTTTGTTTCAACGATTATTCCTATCTCTGATTTACCCCTTTACTCATCTATTAACTTAGATACTATCGATATCATAAATATTAATATTAATGGTATTAAAGTTTCTGTAAGTAGGACATTGAAAGGTGACATTAGCTTCTATGAATTGGTTGCTTTTTATAGGGATATTTGTGGTGTCTATACATCACTGGAAAATAGTTATAGGGACGATATCTTTCATTTCAAACGAAAAGCCTCATATTCGTGGGGAGAAGATTATAATCCCACTTTTTACTTCTCAGCAGACTTTGAACAAGATTGGAAAAGACAAGAGTCTCTATCAATGAGGGAGACCTATGAAGGGATGGGTTTAACTACCATTAATAAGACGGATTATGGTTATTTATTGAATTCTAATTATGAAGTACCAGGAGTTGATCCTGTTGTTTACTTCAACGTCAAGATCATCACCTATCCTAACAGTGTGATCCAAGTTAAAGGGTATGATTTTAGTGATGAAAAATATAAAAGACTTAGTGGGCCTCTTAATTATCAGGAGGTCTATAAAGAACAAAGACGAACTCATCAGCAAATTGTGCAAAGTCAAATCGATGATTATCTCATTGATGATAAATCAAAAAATAATTTGATAAGTGCTGTTAATAAAGTCTACAAAGAAATCAAATCCAATCAACCACGTTATGAAGGTAAGTATTCTTCCGTAGAAGTAGGAGAGTTATATCAAGTTTTGCTTAGTCATGATGATACAAAAATAGGACAGGGGCGTAAGGCTATACAAGAAGCGTTTGGTTATTCTGATAGTCCGTATTCCATAAGAGAGCCAGAGGAATACTATGTTAATAGCTTCGAACGTTGTACTCCTAATGAAATTGAAAATCGTTTTGGCAAAGATTGTGCTCTTGTTGAGGTGAAGCACTCAGATGCTTCTTGGGTGTTGTTTGTTTTTAGGAAGAAGGGACGACAGTATGAGTTGTTGGCTGTTGTGATGGATGTGTATTTAATATAG
- the hcp gene encoding hydroxylamine reductase produces MFCYQCQEAAKGTGCEIKGVCGKSETTANLQDLLIYSLKGLSGLVINAQDKNAITKEERVSVAKFIARALFATITNANFDDDRIKELIRETIVIRRELLSKGASFEHDSANWDLPESGWAAKATSIGVRLENNEDIRSLKELITYGLKGLAAYTTHAEVLGYDDEKLWDFHLQTMKSLISESDVDKLIALTLKTGEAAVTAMATLDTANTETYGNPEITEVNIGAGSRPGILVSGHDLKDFEQLLEQSKDSGVDIYTHSEMLPAHYYPKFKKYKHFVGNYGNAWWKQDSEFASFNGAILMTTNCIVPVKDSYKDRIYTTGMAGYPGVVHIEEKDGKKDFTAIIEKAKTCNPPTNIETGSIVGGFAHEQVFALADKVVEAVKSGAVKRFIVMGGCDGRHKTRSYFTEVAEELPQDAIILTAGCAKYRYNKLNLGDINGIPRVLDAGQCNDSYSLALIALKLKEVFELEDINDLPISYDIAWYEQKAVAVLLALLSLGVKGIRLGPTLPAFLSPNVVKVLVENFDIKPTGDVGTDVEAMMAGR; encoded by the coding sequence ATGTTTTGTTATCAATGCCAGGAAGCTGCTAAAGGAACAGGCTGTGAAATCAAGGGTGTCTGTGGTAAATCTGAAACAACAGCTAACCTACAGGATCTATTGATTTATTCCCTCAAAGGTCTATCTGGACTAGTTATCAATGCTCAAGATAAGAACGCCATAACTAAGGAAGAAAGGGTAAGTGTGGCAAAGTTCATTGCTCGAGCTTTATTCGCAACCATTACTAATGCCAATTTTGATGATGATCGTATTAAAGAGTTAATCAGGGAGACCATTGTCATTCGCAGGGAATTACTTTCAAAGGGAGCTTCATTTGAGCATGATTCTGCTAATTGGGATCTACCTGAATCTGGCTGGGCTGCCAAAGCTACAAGTATTGGAGTGAGATTAGAAAATAATGAAGACATTAGAAGCCTCAAGGAATTGATCACTTACGGTTTAAAAGGATTAGCTGCTTATACTACGCATGCAGAGGTACTAGGTTATGATGATGAGAAACTTTGGGATTTTCATCTTCAGACAATGAAAAGTTTAATATCCGAATCTGATGTGGATAAATTAATCGCTTTGACTCTTAAAACAGGAGAAGCCGCTGTCACAGCTATGGCGACTTTAGATACAGCCAATACAGAAACTTATGGAAATCCGGAAATCACAGAAGTAAATATTGGTGCGGGCTCAAGACCTGGAATATTGGTGTCAGGACATGACCTGAAGGATTTTGAACAACTACTGGAACAAAGCAAAGACTCAGGCGTCGATATATACACGCATTCAGAAATGCTTCCTGCCCATTATTATCCTAAGTTTAAAAAGTATAAACATTTTGTAGGTAACTACGGTAATGCCTGGTGGAAACAGGATTCAGAATTCGCTTCCTTTAATGGAGCCATTTTAATGACCACAAACTGTATTGTTCCTGTAAAGGATAGTTATAAAGATAGAATCTATACGACAGGTATGGCTGGTTATCCAGGTGTTGTTCATATAGAAGAAAAAGATGGTAAAAAAGATTTTACTGCCATCATTGAAAAGGCCAAGACTTGTAATCCTCCTACTAATATTGAAACCGGTTCTATTGTAGGAGGCTTTGCTCATGAACAGGTTTTTGCCTTGGCAGATAAAGTCGTTGAAGCGGTCAAATCAGGAGCTGTTAAACGTTTTATTGTCATGGGTGGTTGTGATGGACGACATAAGACTCGATCTTATTTTACAGAAGTCGCTGAAGAGCTTCCCCAAGATGCTATTATTTTGACCGCTGGTTGTGCTAAGTATCGTTATAATAAATTAAACTTAGGGGACATAAATGGTATTCCCAGAGTTTTGGATGCCGGTCAGTGTAATGACTCTTATTCTCTGGCTTTAATAGCATTGAAGCTAAAGGAAGTCTTTGAATTAGAGGATATCAATGATTTGCCCATATCCTATGATATCGCCTGGTACGAACAAAAGGCTGTTGCCGTTCTATTAGCGTTACTATCTCTTGGTGTTAAAGGAATTCGTTTAGGCCCTACACTTCCTGCCTTTCTTTCTCCTAATGTTGTTAAAGTCCTTGTTGAGAATTTTGACATCAAGCCTACTGGTGACGTTGGGACAGACGTTGAAGCTATGATGGCCGGAAGGTAA
- a CDS encoding class I SAM-dependent methyltransferase has protein sequence MELYKTLAREYKDIFPCTKDKLRFVESYLDPEHNQVILDIGCATGELLTQLSTENRELTGIDLDESMITEAKKQIPLSIKGQLQFVQSDMLSFLSGSESDKYNLITCLGNTLVYLPDESVLFDFLKATQKTLVKEGTLILQILNYRNPSLSPGFTFPTIETENMEFTRIYETSKDLTKLGFKTIIKSKINGEILEDRHDHTPFLSNNIQEMAKEVGFSSTLIFRDYHHREAVISDFFHLLVMKK, from the coding sequence ATGGAATTATATAAAACACTTGCCAGGGAATATAAAGATATATTTCCTTGTACCAAGGATAAGCTTAGATTTGTTGAAAGCTATTTGGATCCAGAACACAATCAGGTAATACTGGATATAGGCTGTGCCACTGGAGAACTTCTCACACAGTTATCTACGGAGAATAGAGAACTAACAGGAATAGATCTAGATGAGAGTATGATAACGGAAGCAAAGAAACAAATCCCCTTATCTATAAAAGGGCAGCTCCAGTTTGTTCAATCGGATATGCTTTCCTTCTTGTCTGGATCAGAATCAGATAAATATAATCTGATAACTTGTCTGGGGAATACATTGGTCTACCTCCCTGATGAATCGGTATTATTTGATTTTTTAAAAGCGACTCAAAAGACACTGGTAAAGGAAGGAACCTTAATCCTTCAGATTCTTAATTACAGGAATCCTTCTCTCTCTCCAGGGTTCACCTTTCCTACAATAGAGACAGAAAATATGGAATTTACAAGGATATATGAAACAAGCAAGGATCTCACAAAACTAGGATTTAAGACCATTATAAAGAGTAAGATAAATGGGGAGATCCTGGAAGATAGACATGACCATACTCCCTTTTTAAGTAACAATATCCAAGAGATGGCCAAAGAAGTGGGATTTTCATCAACATTAATATTCCGTGATTACCATCATAGGGAGGCAGTAATTTCTGACTTCTTCCATTTGCTGGTAATGAAGAAATAG
- a CDS encoding NAD(P)H-dependent oxidoreductase encodes MKSILVLNGSPRGEKSNTLILTKAFCKGLESSGLYRTEFLNIKDLQIKPCLGCFHCWTKSPGQCVIKDDMSFVLEKYIAADLVIWSFPLYYFGMPSPAKAVMDRLLPMNLPDIVSDPQVRATHPSRYDMSHQNTILISTCGFYSKDSNYDALLKQFERFRVDQSHPYTILCPEGELFSVPQLQGRTSEYLQSVTTAGQEYAHTGTVSLEVESKLNELLYPPEVFCEMANSHWVINEQREGAKALPFIKQMAAVYNPKSYYKDLKIRMDFTDVEESYAFHITRTGCEVIKAPNRADKADTIIETSFTLWKQISEGSIAGAQAMMDGGLKVRGEFDTMNHMDQMFGSESPHKDLHQEGCQSKKSPSMILLLLPWLALWIFTPIEGIALLGGILAIVLSSLITLLGHRFELTPYDRLTLSVAPLLGLISFYLEDKSILIVLSYIVFGLLWVGSLFSKVPLTAYYSSRSYGGSSAFSNPLFMKTNKIITSWWGYYYIVIGIVSYFLLATSIKPYLGLVTQIGPLVLGMLTIWFQKWYPGKVAH; translated from the coding sequence ATGAAATCCATTCTGGTTCTTAACGGTTCTCCCAGGGGGGAGAAGAGTAATACCCTTATACTAACAAAAGCTTTTTGTAAGGGCTTAGAGTCTTCAGGGCTTTATCGCACTGAATTTCTTAACATCAAAGATTTACAGATTAAACCCTGCCTTGGCTGCTTTCATTGTTGGACAAAAAGTCCCGGTCAATGTGTGATAAAGGATGATATGAGTTTTGTTCTTGAGAAGTACATAGCGGCTGATCTAGTGATATGGTCCTTTCCGCTTTATTACTTTGGAATGCCTTCTCCGGCAAAGGCTGTAATGGATAGGTTACTGCCTATGAACCTGCCTGATATTGTATCAGATCCTCAGGTAAGAGCGACCCATCCTTCTCGTTATGATATGTCCCATCAAAATACGATCCTCATATCCACCTGCGGATTCTATAGTAAGGATAGTAATTATGATGCTTTGTTAAAACAGTTCGAACGCTTTAGGGTCGATCAGTCTCATCCCTATACTATCTTATGTCCTGAAGGTGAACTTTTTTCTGTACCCCAATTACAAGGAAGAACTTCAGAGTATCTCCAGTCTGTTACAACAGCTGGTCAGGAATATGCCCATACAGGTACTGTCTCTCTTGAGGTTGAATCAAAATTAAATGAGCTTCTCTATCCACCGGAAGTCTTCTGTGAGATGGCTAATTCCCATTGGGTTATTAATGAACAGAGAGAAGGAGCGAAGGCGCTCCCTTTTATCAAACAGATGGCTGCTGTGTATAATCCTAAAAGTTATTATAAAGATTTGAAGATCCGAATGGATTTTACAGATGTAGAAGAATCTTATGCCTTCCATATCACCCGGACAGGCTGCGAGGTCATTAAGGCTCCCAACAGAGCAGATAAGGCTGATACGATTATCGAGACAAGCTTTACCCTGTGGAAGCAGATATCAGAAGGGAGCATTGCCGGTGCACAGGCTATGATGGATGGGGGGCTTAAGGTCCGGGGAGAGTTCGATACAATGAATCATATGGACCAGATGTTTGGCAGTGAGTCACCTCATAAAGACCTCCATCAAGAGGGATGTCAAAGCAAAAAATCTCCTTCTATGATTCTTTTACTTCTGCCCTGGTTGGCTTTGTGGATCTTTACACCTATTGAAGGTATTGCTCTATTAGGAGGGATATTAGCCATTGTCTTATCCAGTTTGATTACTTTACTGGGGCATCGTTTTGAGTTAACACCCTATGATAGGCTTACCCTGTCTGTTGCTCCCTTATTAGGTTTGATCAGTTTTTATCTGGAAGATAAATCGATATTGATAGTACTATCCTATATTGTCTTTGGCCTTTTGTGGGTAGGTTCCCTTTTTAGCAAAGTACCTTTAACGGCTTATTACTCTTCAAGATCCTATGGGGGGAGCTCTGCCTTCTCTAATCCTTTGTTTATGAAAACCAACAAGATCATTACTTCCTGGTGGGGATATTATTATATTGTCATTGGTATTGTGTCTTACTTTTTATTGGCTACAAGTATTAAACCTTACTTAGGATTGGTGACTCAGATTGGGCCTCTTGTTCTGGGTATGCTGACTATATGGTTTCAGAAATGGTATCCTGGGAAGGTGGCCCATTGA
- a CDS encoding PadR family transcriptional regulator: MSLKYGLLGLLGYSDATGYELKKIFDESLNFFWQAQKSQIYKELVNLEKQGWLSVSLVLQEDKPNKKVYSLTPEGREAFLKWLKEDRDNSDLPIRSSFLMKVFFLGELSKERAIEKLEAFLEEQKKEGQEHDHINEYIGNYSDISSPEQAVFWKITARSGVLHHEANIRWAEEALQLLKEV, from the coding sequence ATGTCGCTAAAGTACGGACTACTGGGGCTTCTGGGCTACTCTGATGCCACTGGCTATGAATTGAAAAAAATATTTGATGAATCACTGAACTTCTTCTGGCAGGCACAGAAGAGCCAGATCTATAAAGAACTTGTAAACCTGGAAAAACAAGGTTGGCTAAGTGTCTCTCTGGTATTACAAGAAGATAAACCTAATAAAAAGGTGTATTCCTTAACACCAGAAGGACGAGAAGCTTTTCTCAAGTGGCTCAAAGAGGACCGTGATAATAGTGATCTCCCTATTAGGAGTAGCTTTCTAATGAAGGTTTTTTTCCTTGGGGAATTATCAAAAGAGAGGGCTATAGAAAAGTTGGAAGCTTTTTTGGAAGAACAAAAAAAGGAAGGGCAAGAACATGATCATATCAATGAGTACATTGGAAATTACTCAGATATAAGCTCGCCAGAGCAGGCTGTGTTCTGGAAGATTACTGCCCGCTCGGGGGTTCTTCATCATGAAGCTAATATTCGCTGGGCTGAAGAAGCCTTACAACTCTTAAAAGAGGTTTAA
- a CDS encoding cytochrome c biogenesis protein ResB, which translates to MIKFKKVFYFIFTLRFGLSLLGVLILIMIPAGFLSQGHAPSYYINQYGFVVGRLITVLQYNLFFSSPLFITVVLLFGLNLAGCTLVRLSKSIKSKRKDFGPDIIHIGILLVIVGGVTSAMTAERLQFYLKPGQALQIGSNLVIGITDFEFQKDEKGYPKQWISTGIMTDREGHKISDFMTSVNNPYRYHGITIYQYSYNKDQDGQYHTGLLVVRDTGKNIIFPAFIIIIIGIFTSYYKRIRNVSKSP; encoded by the coding sequence ATGATCAAGTTTAAAAAAGTATTTTATTTTATCTTTACATTACGATTTGGACTGTCCCTTCTTGGAGTACTTATCTTGATCATGATACCTGCAGGATTCCTATCCCAGGGACATGCACCTAGTTATTACATCAATCAGTACGGCTTTGTTGTTGGTCGCCTAATAACCGTCTTACAGTACAATCTGTTTTTCTCCTCCCCTTTATTTATAACAGTGGTTCTCTTATTCGGCCTCAACTTAGCCGGCTGTACTCTAGTGCGGCTATCCAAATCGATCAAATCAAAAAGGAAGGATTTTGGTCCGGACATCATTCATATAGGAATTCTCCTAGTCATTGTTGGGGGTGTTACCTCAGCAATGACCGCCGAACGTCTTCAATTTTATTTAAAGCCCGGGCAAGCCTTGCAAATAGGAAGTAATTTGGTGATTGGAATTACAGATTTTGAGTTTCAAAAAGATGAGAAGGGATATCCGAAGCAGTGGATTTCCACAGGGATAATGACAGATCGTGAAGGTCATAAGATTTCAGATTTTATGACCAGTGTGAATAATCCCTATCGTTATCATGGGATAACCATTTATCAATATAGTTATAATAAAGACCAGGATGGCCAATATCATACAGGCCTATTAGTGGTAAGGGATACAGGGAAGAACATCATCTTTCCCGCTTTTATCATTATCATAATAGGCATCTTCACAAGCTATTATAAAAGGATACGAAATGTTTCTAAATCCCCTTAG
- the ccsA gene encoding cytochrome c biogenesis protein CcsA: MFLNPLSYALCAMTVLLAAIGLFKQSAWVKQLQRITTILTALVLLAAIIYRSIQMNFPALTNTFESLLIYSCLVLLIMIWYQFQKGWPFNQRLFFFTTFVALVLLLMASSPITDKNITPPVPALKSTWLILHVFFSFVGESFYVLSFVASLLVLRSVEDKKKKEFDHFAYVFTILGYSFFTVGALIFGSIWAEQAWGSYWSWDPKETWALITWLIYSFYLHYRMRSKEPNKLAWISIVGFLCTMFTFFGVNYLLKGLHSYI, encoded by the coding sequence ATGTTTCTAAATCCCCTTAGTTATGCCCTTTGTGCTATGACAGTACTTCTGGCAGCAATTGGTCTATTCAAACAATCTGCCTGGGTCAAACAACTTCAGCGCATCACTACCATACTAACAGCTCTTGTTCTGCTTGCAGCGATCATCTATCGATCAATTCAAATGAATTTTCCTGCTTTGACCAATACCTTTGAATCCCTATTGATCTATAGTTGTCTCGTGTTGTTAATCATGATTTGGTACCAGTTCCAGAAAGGATGGCCTTTTAACCAGAGACTGTTCTTTTTTACAACCTTTGTGGCATTAGTGTTACTATTGATGGCTTCCAGCCCCATAACAGATAAAAATATAACTCCTCCTGTACCGGCTCTTAAATCAACCTGGCTTATCCTTCATGTCTTCTTCTCCTTTGTAGGAGAATCCTTCTACGTTTTATCCTTTGTAGCATCCCTACTGGTTCTTAGATCTGTGGAGGATAAGAAAAAAAAAGAATTCGACCATTTTGCTTATGTATTTACTATCCTAGGGTATTCATTTTTTACTGTAGGTGCTTTAATATTTGGTTCTATTTGGGCAGAACAAGCATGGGGAAGCTATTGGTCATGGGATCCTAAAGAGACTTGGGCTCTTATTACCTGGCTTATCTACTCGTTCTATTTGCACTACCGAATGCGATCTAAAGAGCCCAACAAACTAGCCTGGATATCTATTGTTGGCTTTTTGTGTACGATGTTTACTTTTTTTGGTGTAAATTATCTGCTGAAAGGACTACATAGTTATATCTAA
- the lspA gene encoding signal peptidase II, whose protein sequence is MLKKKLFPFSLTLLIIVMDQITKALIVKYVPVNTIATTWGGDFFRLVHVRNLGVAFSMGDGLPHLFRAFIFILFPLAVLVIVAVYYFWDNNLTKLQQWCLAGILGGGLGNVIDRIFRPQGVVDFLDFKFYGLFGLERWPVFNVADSAVVVCGVLIAISFILLEVKNGKQES, encoded by the coding sequence ATGTTAAAAAAGAAATTATTTCCCTTTAGTCTGACACTGTTAATAATCGTTATGGATCAGATTACCAAAGCCTTGATTGTTAAATATGTTCCTGTTAATACCATAGCCACTACCTGGGGAGGAGATTTTTTCCGATTGGTTCATGTGAGAAACCTTGGTGTGGCTTTTAGTATGGGGGATGGACTTCCCCATTTATTCAGAGCGTTTATTTTCATTTTGTTTCCCTTAGCTGTTCTGGTTATTGTTGCTGTGTATTACTTCTGGGATAATAACCTCACTAAACTCCAACAATGGTGTTTAGCGGGTATTCTCGGTGGTGGTCTAGGGAATGTGATAGACCGTATTTTTAGACCTCAAGGTGTTGTGGATTTTTTAGATTTTAAATTCTACGGCTTGTTTGGTTTAGAACGATGGCCTGTTTTTAATGTGGCTGATAGCGCTGTTGTTGTTTGTGGTGTTCTTATAGCCATTAGTTTTATTTTATTGGAGGTGAAGAATGGCAAGCAAGAAAGTTAA